CcgaatgaactttttttttatagtagaTTTCTTAATCCTATCCAAAACTTTAAAATCTTTCAATTCTATCCTTAAACCCCATGGTTGCAAAGCGAAGAAATGAGAATAACGATTAGGTAGAAATTCTGCTCTCAAAATTGCAAAGCTCCATTACTGAATTATTTTACATCAAGTGGTGTCTAAACCAGTTTTCGCGCATCTCCAAAGCCCACCTCCTTGAGCGATCTTGAGGGAGCATTCCCCCCATATAATCCTGGTGCTTTGGATTTTACTCTCGAAATATTCCGAATTTGAACCCAACATCACAGGGAGATAAGCAAATTTCATCGGTATTTAAGTCAACACCTTTTAGTAAAGTTGTTTTTTCCTAAAAACATAATCTGTTAAATGAATATGTGACTTTAggattaaaaaaggaaaaagaaaatagaatacaTGACTTAacatttaattattctaacatgGCAATCTCGATTTTATAGGAAACGAATGACATCGACGTTGATTGCTGTATATCCACTTGAGATAAACTAAAAAGAGAAGCAATAGGTCAATCAACATTTCCCCTTTATTTGAGCTAGAAGTCAATGACCAATGGATAAATTAAACTAACAAAACTAACAAGAATCTCAAATCACGTTATTATGCTTTAAATTATGATACACTCAGAAGTCTCTGGATGATCGACAATCTGAATCCACCCGTTTAGTCTATAACTTTGGGAGCAATGTGAACCCCCATAAATCATTGGTTTGAccaaatttaattgaaactCAGTTATTGTCGATTCACACCGGGCAAATTGCTGGTCTTTTGTAAGAAAATCTTCAGTTTGATCTAGTCACGCGAAAGAATGTTACCGAAGATGAACATGGGATAAAGTTATcgtaagtgccataactttcttATGGTATTCAattaaatgtcataactttttttcttgaacattaaatgccataacttctaaaaaagagtttacttaagtgccaaattgttGTAAAAATGTTCACTAAGTGCTGGAAATCTGACGTGGTATAGCACTTGTAGttaatgttttttaaaaaataatggtgTTTGGGTGATTGGTTGAAAAATTATATGGGACTCaaatgattggaaaaaaagaagaagagaagaagttAAGACACTCAAGAAAGTGTCATTACTAtggaaaaaaagttatgacactcaagtggaCGGTATACGAAATTATAACATTTGTGGTGTTTCCGCAAAGGGACAGATCTAATTAATCATGTCCTAAgaaaacaaatttatcatttaatgTTTCGTTTAATATGCTAACTGGGGATGATAGAAAATGCCAATTGGCAATTGCAACAAATGCTCAACTGTCATTGGGACAActataatcattttcatttcatactTGTGCCGGTTCACAATCATAGTTAGATATTCTAGTCATTGGCTAGAGAGATTATTTAGGAACAACTAATTAATATCTTTAGGTTGGCTGAATAAGAAAAATGTATAAACTTCTATTACTGCGATAAATgagaatatttcaaataagagcccaaAGTGAGGCCATTTTCTCGAAAGAGCGCTCAAAGTGGACTTTATATCAAATAAAGATCCGGTGTGACCAAATATGTCTTAAATAATGATCTCACATTGCCGACcggccatgtatgatttttctTATGATTGGAACATTggtatttttgtcaaaaaaatacaaatagaaaaaaatgagccctaaaattcagaaaaaacaacaaattacttttcttcttcttcttttcccatcttcttcgtTACCTTAAAAAATCACCCATGACCTCCGACGCTACACGCACGACCTCCTTCACCATCACCGCTGGATCTCTTCACATACTTCTTGACTGGCGTCGGATTCGCCGCCAGATCTCTCCAGTTAGCTTCCGTGGAAAAGGTCGTTGAAGTGCGACTAGCTCTCCTTCAACCTCCTCTACTTAAAACAAAGAGCTAGAGCACAAGTTGACAGCTATACACCAAGTTAGACATTCGTTCAAGGGCTTGAAGACGCAGGGGACAACTGTGTCTTGGTCTATGACTGAATATTATGGACTCCCATTATAACTGACTAATTCTTCCTGATTCAATCCAAGTAATTCAAAATGACAGTAAAATTGACCAATCTACAAGCTGTTGATTTTCGGCATGACCTTTTCCAAATCTTGAAACCTTCAAACTTGTTCCACACCAGGTGTCACATTCACTAAGCGAGCTCAATACGATGCAGGGCAGAGATAGAATCATGGACAAGCACTAGCAAATAAATAGAAGGAAGCAGAGAGACGTACGTGAGATCAGTTGCGGATAAGTTTGCAAAGGAACTCCTTGTTTTTGAAAGTGTTGGTAATCAAGCTTAGGGGCTAGTTGATCTCCGCCGATCGCGAAGGTCTCTGCTTCGGCCATCTGCCACGTCCCTGAAGACTGAGAAAGGCTGATGAAAGTCTCGTACTCGAAGATGTTGATGTTGAAGGAGAGCCAGTCGCACTTCAGTGACCTTTTCCCCGTAAGCTACCTGCAAAGATTTGGCATTGAATCCAATGCCAGTCAAGAAGTGTCTGAAGAGATCCGGTGGTGATGGTGAAGGGCGCCATTTCTATGGGGTCGGTGGTTACGGGTGATCTCTGAATATAACGAAGAAGATgggggagaaaagaagagaaaaaggtaatttgttgtttttatgaattttagggcttatattttttttatgacaaaaatacccatgtttttttttttttttggtaaggaaaataccCATGTCTAGATCgttgaaaaaaatgagatttaGCTGGTTGACAAGGtgaggtccttatttgagacagaTTTAGCCATTCCAAGTCTTTATTTGACATAACGTCCATTTCAGGTTATCTCTTGAGAAAATGGCCCCACTTCAGGCtattattttaaagttttccCCTAAAATTATTACATTTATGCCAAATTAgtattaaatctttcaattgtgctaattaagttttaaattcaTTAGGCCAATTTCGATAGGCAATTATTGACGTGGACGTCGGTAGTGCCACGTAGAATGGCCGAtgctaatatggacaatttttttaattttttttgaaaagaaatttgaatttttacattttttctttcttttactttttttttcctaccaaGTCAGGCGAGGAGGGGTTGGTGGCCCTCATCTTAGAagatagaaaaggaaaagaaaaaattataaaaaaaaattcaatttaaaaaaaaaaattgtccacattagtgtCATAATGTCATGTGAGACGACCGCCATTTAGGTCATTAATTTTCGACTAAGATTGgacaaatgaactcaattggcataattaaaaaatttagggctaaattggtaaaattaaaaaaaaaaagtatgactgaattggcacatgTGTAgtaagtttataaattttttgataaatttcccGTTGCTGTGAGAGTGGTGAGAGCTTAAAAAGTTACGGCGGGAGATGACTGATCATATAATCAACGTTGACTTGATCGTCCGTATGAAGATTTGCGAAAGGAGGCGCCAGGAATTatcaattctttcttcttttctttttattattagatCTAGACATCCAGTGGGGGATTTCTGCTTTCACACGACTCTCACGTGTGTAATCAGTACATCTTGTGCGGGATAGAAGCGACTAATCATATAATCAACGTTGGTCTTGAAATTTTTCTATCCCTCACAACTAAAAGTATTTCAGAGTTAACGTCTTTTGAACATCTGTAACTGTAGCTACAAAACATTTCTTCTACCTGCCGAGAGAATACATGCCTGTAAACTTCCCCATTAATCCATTCTTTACTTCTCGGGGTGATTTCTTGCGTGGTGGATATAGAATACGTGTTATCAATGCGATATGCAACTTTCTGGGCACTTattcctttcctctcttcttcgcAACCTGCAGGCCTACATGTTCAGAGCTTGTTAACGCATTTGAAGTGAATTCTCAAGCCATTCTCTATCATAATTTCCACTGATCATACTCAAGTGGGGCGATACCAATGGCCGAGTCTGCTGTTTCGCTGGTAGGGCAGACGATAGGAAGGCTGCTCGTTGATGAGGACCTGCAAAGGCAGCTGAAACTGATTCAAGGCTTGCTGAGGGATGCAGACATGAGACAAGAGAGCGAACAAGTAGCTGGAGAATGGGTCGGGCAACTCCGTGACATTGCCTATGATGCCGAGGACGTCATCGAGCGATACATCCTCAGAGTAGCGCCGAAGAAGGAAGGAAACATCATCAAGGCGTACTTTTGCTTCGTGGCAAAGTGCACTTGCATGCAGGCCCGTGTGGTGGGGACAGAGATTGATGGCTTAAAATCCAGCATCTCCAATCTGAGAACGAGTATGCGAGATCATGGCATACAATCGGTGAATGAGGGCAATCGCGAACGGGCGAGAGCTTTGACGCACAGGCGTACTTATGCCCATTTCGAGGAGGATTTTGTTGGGAGGGAAGATTGCATTAAGGAGTTGGTGAACGAGTTGAAGGATGGAGAACAGCACAGAGTTATTTCTATTTGTGGAATGGGTGGTCTAGGTAAGATCACACTTACTAAGAAAGTCTTCACTTATGACGAATTGAAGAACCATTTCCATGGTTTCGCTTGGGCTTGCATATCTCAAGAATACCACCACATGAGACATATTCTGGAGGGAATTCTTGTTAAGTTGATCCCTGATCAAAGAGGAGGGGTTACACAGATGAGAGATGGCGAAATTGTTAGAGACTCTATACATGACCCAAAAACATAGGAGATGTCTTGTGGTTCTTGACGATATTTGGACCAAACAAGCATGGGACGATTTGTGAGATGCATTCCCGATCAAGAACATGAGAAGCAAGCTATTGATAACGATCCACAATAGAGAAATAGCATAGTACATCGATCCTCAACGTTTCTTCCATGAACCTCGGTGCTTATCGAACGAGGAGAGCTGGGAGGATGAAGAGGGCGTTTCCTTAAAAAAAGGTGAGGCTTCTCCAAGGTTATAATAAGCTATTTTGATAGGAATTCATGATATATTGTTGAAGCTAGCTATGTTCCTTCTTCTATGGGCTCCATCTCAGGTCTACCTTTTTGTATTTGTGAATAGTTGTCCAATCTTAAAAGTTGGGATTGTTTGGAAAATCATGGATCATTATGCTTTTAAAAGAGAGCGGCAACATAATTAGTGCCCTAGAATTTGCGCTGCAATGGAAATTACTAGCACACTCAAGTCATAGAAGATAGCTTGCCTATGGAGTTATTCGTGCcgctttcctttttattcatcTAGTAGAGTCATTGTTGCTACCCATTGCTCGACCCACGTAATTCAAGCCACAAATAACAAAGAGAATTTGTTTGTCGATTTTAGGGTTTATATGAGCTTTGCTTTGGTCCCCGAGATCTTCCCCTTAAAGCATAAATAAACCACGGATGATAAAGAGCTATAGCATCGTACTTATGTATCAAAAAGTAGATATTCATCCTTGAAGTTATCATCTTATtatttgtcgcgacctaaattttcaggggcaatcctagaagtttaggttaatggattactaagtctgaagacttggcgcggacctTCCCAAGTcttaccaatcgcgacttgaaattaatctatttaaacatgcaattctattcaatttggagccgccactaatcaattagggttgattagaaacccaaataaagtatgggagaatactttatttttacgaaccagagattcaataagtccgggggacatggttacgctagattagtctaacgccctttcggtaccttttattttaaaaatattttgcaggcaatgttgattaatttaaacataagctactaacatgcaaatggtggtcatgcgggtgcacaatcaataaaataacattcaacaaaaatgctaataaaaatgcatgccttgaacatgatttctaaataaccggacacctaatttttctttttcttttttgttaaaaaaatgttaattatatgcaatcttgatctaaatttaatatgcatggattttactttaatgatatggaCATGCAATTCGTATGGCCTAACTAGAACTATCACTATCTGTATGCaatcttatttatataatcctaaatatgcatgtgtttcatgacatgagatgaatgacataataattctatatgcatgttctttttgtgattttttttttatgatttttttattacacatatgcaacctatattaaacaatgatgacatgacattggattaattatgaactaacctgtTAATTAACCGGGTAaaagacttttgtgttttctttttttatttgaaatgacctagtaattttcattaaaaaaaaaaggtgacataatgatgcaatgctaatttttggcattttctatttttattataaaaaaaatactacatgatgagaatgttaaaacattaacctataaccttctaattaaaacgcaacatgtaatatgtgcattataaaatctatataacctaaataacattttttgtttttgttttttaatattttttttgtgttttggttttattaaagaaaaatcatcctaattctacatgaatcttaaaaaagaaactaaaatacgttgcttcaaatgtgaaatgagtataaacctaaatatctaatatgatgcatgatatgtgatgagcaaataataacacgctaaaataaaaatccatccatgtaaatcaatggcattttaatatgaatcaatgatgcaaagaaattcatgaattttgccataaaaagttgaaataatcaaaaatctaacccgacgtctcgcgggtcaatattttgattatcataacttaatatgacaaatttcttaacgataaaataaatcaaaacaaatcaagttagaatatataaaaaaaacatgaaatcaaatatctagaaaatcacctagtccaactcacggttggcttgaggaatggcgaggagcagctggtggttcggtgatgggttgCCGTTCGGAACGAGGGCTGTccgttggagctccggcgaggttcggcaGTAACCAgacctgcagcaaaacagaggaggcaGCAGATGGCTCTGTTCGGGCGTGCAGCAGCAAGCAGAGGAGCAGCAACGTCGGGTGCAGGGACGTCGGGCTACTGGGACTGATTCAGGTTGAGGCCGAGCACCAGTGGAGAGCTCCCGGAGGTACGGTGATGGTCCGGCAGAGGTGGCGTCTCACGGGTGTGTGGCAGCTCGATTCCGACGTCGCGGGTCAGCAGTGGATTCGTCGGTTGCGGGGGACGCCAGTGAGAGGACGACGGGCTTCGGGGCGGCGAGCTGCGCGGGTCGGCAGGGCGTCGGGGGAAGTGAGCAGCGCGGGTCTGCCTGGCTTCGGGGCGGCGAGCGACGTAGCAGAGACAACAGAACAGGGGAGTTGCTTTGGAGGAACTCAGATCAGCACAGGAGCAGCTTCGTCGGGCGAAGTAAGGGTGTGGCGCGCGTCGTAGCAGAGACAACAGAACAGGGGAGTTGCTTGGGAGGAACTCAGATCAGCACAGGAGCAGCTTCGTCGGGCGAAGTAAGGGTGTGGCGCGCGTCGGCGGACGGCGGCACAGCAAGGCGGCAGCGAGCAACGGGGGTGAGGCGTCACGGGCTTCGGCTGCAGGCGGTGTCGGCGCGATGAGCAGGTACGGCGTCGACGTTCGTGGGTCAGGCGGAAATGAAGCTGAGGCGTTGCTGGTGCTTGGGCGCAAGGCTGGCAGAGCGCGGCGAGGACAGGGGAGCGCGAACGGATGCCGGCGGGACTGCGAGCGAGGCAGACGGCGGGCGCGGCGCTGGCTGGGGAGCGGTCGTGCAATCGTGGCAGCGCAGGTGGTGCAGACGCAGTGGGCAACAGCGGGCACCGGCGGCTTCGGAGAAGACGGACTGtagcccctttttcttttcttttttttttgtttttctccctgctctcacgtctctctctctctcacatcacTTCTCTCTGCTCTCACCTGTCCCTGTCTCTTTCTGTAGAAGCCAAAAAGCTTCCgctgactttttccttttttccttcaagaaccgagcccctttctctctttcttccactcttcttttcctctcttttccctgCTCACGTcgacttcttctctttttctcttttctattttttttttgacgaacaatgaagagaagcccccctGAACCGAAGCTCCCttttctctatttatagagaaaaactccaatttgtttttgcaggtgagatattcactcaaccGTTCAACAAATTACAGCTTCAAAATCACACGATTTTcgaactttttaaattttgaaatttggttcaattttcttttttttaaaaattccctCCACAACTAAATGctctattattattttctaaaaaataaattaaattttaaaataggtgtcaacattaTTGTTGCATCTTCCCATGATAACTGAGGTGCAATTTGTTGATTAATATTGTGCAAAAATCACTGCAAACATGACTTTAAGATATAAACTCCTTAAAATATGTGGGCGCTTACCCTTGGCTATCACCTTGCTTGGTGGACTTTTAGTAGTCAATGCCTGGGAGACCATTTATAGAGACATCAATTTACATTTTAGCGATAAGAGTGATGTATAGAAAGTATTGGCCTTAAGCTATGACGATCTACCATGGTATCTAAAGCCATGCTTCCTCTATTTGGGTAGCTTTCCGAAAGATGTAGAAATCCCTATGACAACACTTCTTCATATGTGGATTGCTAAAGGCTTTGTGCCACTGGATGCacatgaagaagagagagaaattacaGTGGAAGATGTAGCAAAGCAATATCTAATCGAGTTGGTTAACAGGGGATGGTTCAAGTAGGATTTAGATTGAGTGGAAAGATCAAAACTTGCCACCTCCACGACTTGATGCAAGATTTATGTGTCTCCAAGGCTATGTAGGGGAGGTTTCTAAGCATTCTTAATGTTCAGCAGGATGATCAATTGGAGGGTTGTTCTTCTTCAGTGGTAATAGAAGTCGAGTGAACTCACAAAACACAAAGGCTTTCTCTTAATATGCGCGGGAGTGTTGAAGGAAACAAAGTACCGAGAGTAGAACAAATAAGGACTAAGCTCCACCTTCGAACTCTTATGGTCTTCCTTTCTGGGGTATATGTCGAAGGGATGTAGAAACAATTTCAGTCTATTTTTATCAATTGTAAGTTTCTCATAATTCTAAAGTTGGAGAATCTATTTAGGATGAGAGGAAATTTAACTAAATCAATGGGAGATCTAGTTCATTTAAGATACTTAAGTTTAGTAGGGAGTGCATTTGAGGGCTTACCGCAATCTATGGGGAACCTCATATGCATGGACGTCTTGGACTTGCAAGGAAATCTACATGTTAGGGTAACTGTGCCAAATGTGTTATGGAAGATAAGAAGGTCGATGCATCTCCATcttcctttcaattttgccatcAAGGAGAAATTCTAAGGAGACCAGAAGATATTGCGATTGGACTTTTTAAAGAATTTACGAACATTGAAaaacttttctttgaaaaactaTGATGTGAATGACTTTGGCAAACAAATCAATCTGCAAAAGTTGACTGTGACCAGCCAAGACAATTCTGATGACTTGAAGGTAATGCCACAACTTGCAAAATTCACTTTGAAACATTTTCGATCCTCATCTTTTAGATTTCGTGGCTCATTTACTGGAGGTGAATTGAGTAAAACCTCAAGCTATGGTCATGTTTGTACATTAGCCCTATGTGGAAATAAAAATCTACCCCAACAATTTAGGAAGCTGGTCTTACTATGGTCCAAGCTAGAAGAAGATTCGATGCCAATATTGAAGAAATTGCATCACTTAGTTATTCTCATACTGGGACATGTTTttgagggaaaaaggaaatgatttgCTCTGTAGGAGGCTTTCCTCAACTCGAGCATTTAATTCTTCATGGTATGGAAAATTTGGAGGAGTGGAGAGTTGCTGAAGGAGCCATCTGTCATCTTTCTCAATTAGGGATTAACCATTGtcccaaaatattttttttttggcaaggtTTTTAATTGGCTTAGATTAAATCTATATCTATGCATATGGAGCAATTCTAGAGATTTTCTAGTCTTTTTAGTTGTCGGTTGGCGTAGTTGGCAATGTGAGAGCTATTCTCTCTCCCACCATAATCCTACCTATTTATTACCCGTATCCCTCCCTCCTCCGTCTCGTCGttgtttctctattttattCATAACTCCTCTGggtgaaaagaaattttcgtTTTAAtctattaaatatataaattatataaaaattcgaTGACAATAATGTTGTATCAGCCAATTCATTTGTTCAAGTTGTTCtcaaattcttaaatttatatCATACTTATCGTCTACCATTAAGTTAAGCTGAACACGCATTAATCAattttcatgcttaattttctttattgagTTACGCACCCTCGCTTTAGATGTgtaatcttcttttcttttttcctttagagCGATATAACAAGAATAAAGTGAAGAACAAAGAGAGAgtttatattttccatgaatttaAGTTCACGATAAGATTCATATTTCATGGGTTGagcgaaaaatcaaattaatttgctCGAGATCACCCCATGGAATGCTAGAGCGCTAGACCTCTTCTTTCCAGCCATTTGTGTGTAATTGTTTCGAAGCTCACATCACGCATTCATGATCGTAATTCCATCCATTCTGCGATTTTGCCCATTCTGTTCGTTTCATGGACTTCAATGGGGGGAATCTGTCGTTTCGCTCGCTGTGGAGAGGACTCACGACTTGCTCATGGAAGATTGCGAAGTTCTCCCGAGCGCCGGGAGGAGACATGGTGAAGGGCGAAGGGCATGCGAGGGGAGGTGGAGCGAATTCCATGCTTCTCCTAAGACGCTGGGTGGGAGGCATATGAAGAAACAAGGCCCTTCGCTCTTGGCGTTGAAGTCGTCGTCATGAAAGCAAGCTGCATTGGGGAGGGCAGAAGATCCAGCATTTCGTAGCGCTGGTCAGATCTTTGACGAAATGCGCGGGGGAGAGTCGACACTAGGGTGG
The window above is part of the Eucalyptus grandis isolate ANBG69807.140 chromosome 6, ASM1654582v1, whole genome shotgun sequence genome. Proteins encoded here:
- the LOC120294787 gene encoding uncharacterized protein LOC120294787 → MGCRSERGLSVGAPARFGSNQTCSKTEEAADGSVRACSSKQRSSNVGCRDVGLLGLIQVEAEHQWRAPGGTVMVRQRWRLTGVWQLDSDVAGQQWIRRLRGTPVRGRRASGRRAARVGRASGEVSSAGLPGFGAASDVAETTEQGSCLGGTQISTGAASSGEVRVWRASADGGTARRQRATGVRRHGLRLQAVSAR
- the LOC120294786 gene encoding disease resistance protein RPP8-like, encoding MAESAVSLVGQTIGRLLVDEDLQRQLKLIQGLLRDADMRQESEQVAGEWVGQLRDIAYDAEDVIERYILRVAPKKEGNIIKAYFCFVAKCTCMQARVVGTEIDGLKSSISNLRTSMRDHGIQSVNEGNRERARALTHRRTYAHFEEDFVGREDCIKELVNELKDGEQHRVISICGMGGLGKITLTKKVFTYDELKNHFHGFAWACISQEYHHMRHILEGILVKLIPDQRGGVTQMRDGEIVRDSIHDPKT